In Prunus dulcis chromosome 2, ALMONDv2, whole genome shotgun sequence, a single genomic region encodes these proteins:
- the LOC117618836 gene encoding histone-lysine N-methyltransferase ATXR6 — MVVLGRRTQAPKPLSRSQIVDDDSDSASDSEYGDVSCEECGSGDSPAELLLCDGCNCNRGYHLFCLRPILVHVPKGKWFGPCCSKNKKPKSFPLHQTKISDFFRIKRSADSLQKINQDNRKRRRRASSLVMSKKKRRLLPFSPTEDHTRRMQQMASLATALTATGTKFSNELTYRPRLAPRSANCAALEQGGMQVLSKEDIETLNLCKSMMDRGECPPLMVVFDPQEGFTVEADKFIRDLTIITEYAGDVDYLKNRENDDGDSMMTLLSAANPSKSLVICPDKHGNIARFVNGINNHTPDGRKKQNLKCVRYDVNGESRVLLIANRDIPKGERLYYDYNGYENEYPTEHFV; from the exons ATGGTGGTGCTGGGGAGAAGAACCCAAGCCCCCAAGCCTCTTTCTCGTTCTCAAATAGTCGACGATGACTCTGATAGTGCTTCGGATTCTGAATACGGCGACGTTTCCTGCGAGGAATGTGGGTCAGGTGACTCTCCGGCCGAGCTGCTTCTGTGCGACGGCTGTAACTGTAACAGAGGGTACCATTTGTTTTGCCTGAGACCCATCCTTGTTCACGTGCCTAAAGGAAAATGGTTTGGCCCTTGTTGCTCCAAGAACAAAAAGCCCAAGT CTTTCCCTCTCCATCAGACCAAAATTAGTGATTTTTTTCGGATTAAGAGGTCTGCGGACTCACTCCAGAAGATTAATCAAG ATAACCGAAAGAGGCGAAGGCGGGCAAGCAGCCTGGTGAtgtccaaaaagaaaaggagattATTGCCCTTTAGTCCCACCGAGGATCATACAAGGAGAATGCAACAAATGGCGTCACTAGCAACAGCATTGACTGCCACTGGGACTAAGTTCAGTAATGAGCTTACTTATAGGCCTAGATTGGCACCCAGGTCGGCCAATTGTGCAGCTCTTGAGCAAGGAGGAATGCAG GTTTTGTCGAAAGAAGATATTGAAACTTTGAATTTGTGCAAGAGCATGATGGATAGAGGAGAATGTCCACCCCTCATGGTTGTTTTTGATCCTCAGGAGGG GTTCACAGTAGAGGCTGATAAATTTATCAGGGATTTGACAATAATTACAGAATATGCTGGAGATGTAGATTACTTGAAGAACCGTGAAAATGATGATGGGGATAGCATGATGACATTGCTTTCAGCTGCTAACCCTTCAAAAAGCCTTGTCATTTGTCCTGACAAGCATGGTAACATTGCCCGCTTCGTCAATGGCATCAACAATCACACACC GGATGGGAGAAAGAAGCAGAACCTAAAATGTGTAAGATATGATGTCAATGGTGAGAGTCGGGTTTTACTGATTGCAAACAGAGACATACCAAAAGGGGAGCGATTGTATTATGATTACAATGGATATGAGAATGAATATCCAACCGAGCATTTTGTCTAG